In Populus nigra chromosome 1, ddPopNigr1.1, whole genome shotgun sequence, one genomic interval encodes:
- the LOC133699286 gene encoding beta-glucosidase 12-like → MGSIAQLSRNSFPDGFVFGSSSSAYQFEGETNRRGKGPNIWDTFIEEHPERISDHSNAKVAVDFYNRYKEDVQRMRGMGMDAFRFSISWSRVLPHGRLSAGINEEGIQFYNNLIDELIKNGIQPYVTLFHWDTPQAIEDKYGGFLSPNILIDFRDFVELCFQRFGDRVKHWITLNEPFMFSVNGYDTGTVAPGRISTLENYPGQPKISGATEVYIVTHHLLLAHATAVKVYKEKYQTCQGGKIGITLISHWFEPYSTSDSDRMATERSLDFMLGWYMDPLTKGDYPQNMHDYVGGRLPRFSEEESKMLRGSYDFIGVNYYTTYYAQNVEDVDYKNIGFMEDARVNWTGERNGIPIGPQAGSSWLYIYPEGIRHLLNYVKDAYENPTIYITENGVDDVNSSSLEEALDDAIREQYYKDIFHNVLKSINDHGVDVKGFFAWSFLDDFEWGSGYGSRFGLFYIDYENNLKRYAKNSVKWFKQFLNKDECTQLNDNIKSKSRMEEASARSRKKSRID, encoded by the exons ATGGGAAGTATTGCCCAGTTGAGTCGTAATTCTTTCCCAGATGGTTTCGTTTTTGGATCTTCTTCGTCAGCTTACCAG TTTGAAGGTGAAACAAACAGGAGAGGCAAAGGGCCGAATATATGGGACACCTTCATCGAGGAGCATCCAG AGAGGATAAGTGACCATAGCAATGCAAAGGTGGCAGTTGATTTCTATAATCGCTATAAG GAAGATGTGCAAAGAATGAGGGGAATGGGAATGGATGCTTTCAGATTCTCTATTTCTTGGTCTAGGGTATTACCGC ATGGCAGACTAAGTGCTGGAATAAACGAAGAAGGGATCCAGTTTTACAACAATCTCATCGATGAGCTCATAAAAAATG GTATACAGCCTTATGTAACTCTCTTTCATTGGGACACTCCACAAGCAATTGAGGACAAATATGGTGGTTTCTTGAGCCCTAATAtttt AATCGATTTCCGAGACTTCGTGGAGCTTTGCTTCCAAAGATTTGGAGACCGAGTGAAGCACTGGATCACTTTAAATGAGCCTTTTATGTTTAGCGTCAATGGTTATGACACGGGCACAGTGGCACCCGGCAGAATTTCAACTTTGGAGAATTATCCAGGCCAACCCAAAATCTCTGGCGCCACCGAGGTTTACATTGTAACCCATCATCTATTGCTTGCTCATGCAACGGCTGTGAAAGTATACAAGGAAAAGTATCAG ACGTGTCAAGGAGGTAAAATTGGGATAACCCTCATTTCTCATTGGTTTGAACCTTACTCAACTAGTGACAGTGATCGGATGGCAACTGAACGAAGCCTTGATTTTATGCTTGGATG GTACATGGATCCTCTAACTAAAGGTGACTATCCACAGAATATGCACGACTACGTTGGAGGAAGATTGCCTAGATTCAGTGAGGAGGAATCCAAGATGCTGAGAGGATCTTATGACTTTATTGGGGTCAATTACTACACTACATACTATGCTCAGAATGTTGAGGATGTTGACTATAAAAATATTGGGTTTATGGAAGATGCTCGTGTTAACTGGACAg GGGAGAGAAATGGAATACCAATAGGCCCACAG GCGGGTTCAAGTTGGCTTTATATTTATCCCGAAGGTATTCGTCATCTCTTGAATTACGTAAAGGACGCGTATGAAAATCCAACAATATATATCACTGAAAATG gagTTGATGACGTGAATTCCTCGTCATTAGAGGAAGCCCTCGATGATGCCATAAGAGAGCAATATTACAAAGACATTTTCCACAATGTTCTGAAATCTATCAA TGACCATGGTGTCGATGTCAAGGGGTTTTTTGCTTGGTcattcttggatgattttgaaTGGGGATCCGGTTATGGTTCAAGGTTTGGTCTCTTCTACATTGACTACGAAAACAACTTGAAACGATATGCCAAAAATTCTGTGAAGTGGTTTAAGCAATTTCTGAACAAGGACGAATGTACTCAACTCAATGATAACAT aaaatcaaaatctcgAATGGAGGAGGCATCGGCTCGTAGCCGTAAGAAGTCGAGAATTGATTAA